In Capsicum annuum cultivar UCD-10X-F1 chromosome 11, UCD10Xv1.1, whole genome shotgun sequence, one genomic interval encodes:
- the LOC107847865 gene encoding zinc finger CCCH domain-containing protein 22 isoform X5, with translation MDAYEATKIVLSRIQNLDPENASKIMGYILIQDQGDKEMIRLAFGPETLLVSLVNQAKVHLGLSSNTSSASSKLNLFHQSSPRIMIPNNGVSSSPATSPWSTNGSPVFARSPRPMAAGVVVGGGGGGGGGSSSLSYAAVVNGSANALSGSSTPFYDNPNNDEYGSSNSVQEHFSFLDESMDPIMSPSGRSDSLIFPYGNCEEAPHNHLHRRSCSVNDVFLGGGSDDVGGGSGGFGWRPCMYYARGFCKNGTSCKFMHSGGGFLDSTLPDGSSSIVGSPSKADSFDDFLRMKALQQQQRFAAASLMASGAAAHHHPIAYNRCMNLLNDNQSVNCRSAAVAFMMGEEFHKFGRCRPDRNEFSAMALGGISNSTSRQIYLTFPADSTFKEEDVSSYFSMYGPVQDVRIPYQQKRMFGFVTFVYPETVKLILAKGNPHFVCDSRVLVKPYKEKGKVAEKKQLQQQQHQIDRGELSTCLSPSGLESREPYDLPFGARMFYNSHEVMLRRKIEQEAELQQAIELQGRRLMNLKLLDLKNQHCNDHFPPSLSPGLPAASQMQFNSQNNHSLVPVSNDIDQEGFAESSDTHEATKSPGNAADEKVPHEMLPSDLGNGSGIKEQTTTTDNSNLQESSLEHILPDNLFASPTKSAAEHQAAFSTDSAEAGVSSPITIATSNNIPMLPTTSTLNMASLKSCYFHMPRNI, from the exons ATGGATGCATATGAAGCAACAAAGATAGTTTTATCAAGGATTCAAAATTTGGATCcagaaaatgcatcaaaaattatggGTTATATATTGATACAAGACCAAGGGGATAAAGAGATGATAAGATTAGCTTTTGGTCCAGAAACCCTTTTGGTTTCTTTAGTCAATCAAGCTAAAGTTCATTTAGGACTTTCATCAAACACTTCATCTGCATCATCAAAGTTGAACCTTTTTCATCAATCTTCACCAAGAATCATGATTCCTAATAATGGGGTTTCTTCTTCACCTGCTACTTCTCCTTGGTCTACTAATGGTTCACCGGTTTTTGCTAGAAGTCCTAGACCAATGGCCGCAGGAGTAGTagtaggaggaggaggaggaggagggggaGGGTCTAGTTCACTTTCTTATGCTGCTGTTGTGAATGGTTCTGCTAATGCTCTTTCTGGGTCTTCAACACCTTTTTATGACAACCCAAATAATGATGAGTATGGTAGTAGTAACAGTGTTCAAGAACACTTCTCTTTTCTTGATGAATCAATGGATCCAATTATGAGTCCAAGTGGAAGAAGTGATTCTTTAATTTTCCCTTATGGGAATTGTGAGGAAGCACCTCATAATCATCTTCATCGTAGGAGTTGTTCAGTTAATGATGTTTTTCTTGGTGGTGGTTCAgatgatgttggtggtggtagtggggGGTTTGGTTGGAGGCCTTGCATGTATTATGCTAGAGGCTTTTGTAAGAATGGGACTAGTTGTAAGTTTATGCATAGTGGCGGAGGGTTTCTTGATTCTACTTTACCTGATGGGTCTAGTAGTATTGTTGGTTCTCCTAGTAAAGCTGACTCTTTTGATGATTTTCTAAGGATGAAGGCCTTACAACAACAGCAAAGGTTTGCTGCTGCCTCTCTTATGGCTTCTGGTGCTGCTGCTCACCATCATCCAATTGCTTATAACAGGTGCATGAACCTCTTGAATGATAACCAAAG TGTGAACTGCAGATCGGCTGCCGTGGCATTTATGATGGGAGAAGAATTTCACAAATTTGGTAGGTGCCGACCTGATAGAAATGAATTTTCAGCAATGGCCCTGGGTGGTATTTCAAATTCAACTTCGCGACAAATTTACCTAACGTTTCCTGCTGATAGCACATTTAAGGAGGAGGACGTGTCTAGTTACTTTAG TATGTATGGGCCAGTCCAAGATGTTAGAATTCCATATCAGCAGAAGAGAATGTTTGGATTCGTTACGTTTGTCTACCCGGAAACTGTTAAGCTGATCTTGGCTAAAGGAAACCCTCATTTTGTGTGTGATTCTCGGGTACTTGTAAAGCCCTACAAGGAAAAGGGAAAAGTCGCAGAAAA GAAGCAACTTCAGCAACAACAGCATCAAATTGATAGAGGAGAGCTGTCGACCTGTTTAAGCCCATCAGGGCTTGAATCTAGGGAGCCATATGACCTTCCCTTTG GAGCAAGAATGTTCTATAATTCGCATGAGGTGATGTTGAGAAGAAAAATAGAGCAGGAGGCTGAATTACAGCAAGCCATTGAACTTCAAGGCAGAAGGTTAATGAATTTGAAACTGCTGGACCTGAAGAATCAACATTGCAATGATCACTTCCCACCCAGCCTCTCTCCTGGTCTTCCAGCGGCTTCCCAGATGCAGTTTAACTCTCAAAACAATCACAGTCTTGTTCCTGTGTCGAATGACATTGATCAAGAAGGCTTTGCAG aaAGTAGTGATACCCATGAAGCTACCAAGTCCCCCGGTAATGCAGCTGATGAGAAGGTGCCTCATGAAATGCTGCCTAGTGATCTTGGGAATGGAAGTGGCATCAAGGAGCAGACCACCACTACTGACAACTCTAATCTTCAAGAAAG CAGCTTGGAGCACATCCTTCCTGATAACCTTTTTGCTTCTCCTACCAAATCAGCTGCAGAACACCAGGCTGCATTCTCTACTGATTCAGCTGAAGCTGGCGTTAGTTCCCCAATAACTATTGCTACTTCTAACAATATCCCTATGCTTCCCACAACTTCTACCCTCAACATGGCTTCTCTTAAATCATGTTACTTCCACATGCCTAG AAACATTTGA
- the LOC107847865 gene encoding zinc finger CCCH domain-containing protein 22 isoform X9 — MDAYEATKIVLSRIQNLDPENASKIMGYILIQDQGDKEMIRLAFGPETLLVSLVNQAKVHLGLSSNTSSASSKLNLFHQSSPRIMIPNNGVSSSPATSPWSTNGSPVFARSPRPMAAGVVVGGGGGGGGGSSSLSYAAVVNGSANALSGSSTPFYDNPNNDEYGSSNSVQEHFSFLDESMDPIMSPSGRSDSLIFPYGNCEEAPHNHLHRRSCSVNDVFLGGGSDDVGGGSGGFGWRPCMYYARGFCKNGTSCKFMHSGGGFLDSTLPDGSSSIVGSPSKADSFDDFLRMKALQQQQRFAAASLMASGAAAHHHPIAYNRCMNLLNDNQRSAAVAFMMGEEFHKFGRCRPDRNEFSAMALGGISNSTSRQIYLTFPADSTFKEEDVSSYFSMYGPVQDVRIPYQQKRMFGFVTFVYPETVKLILAKGNPHFVCDSRVLVKPYKEKGKVAEKKQLQQQQHQIDRGELSTCLSPSGLESREPYDLPFGARMFYNSHEVMLRRKIEQEAELQQAIELQGRRLMNLKLLDLKNQHCNDHFPPSLSPGLPAASQMQFNSQNNHSLVPVSNDIDQEGFAESSDTHEATKSPGNAADEKVPHEMLPSDLGNGSGIKEQTTTTDNSNLQESSLEHILPDNLFASPTKSAAEHQAAFSTDSAEAGVSSPITIATSNNIPMLPTTSTLNMASLKSCYFHMPRNI; from the exons ATGGATGCATATGAAGCAACAAAGATAGTTTTATCAAGGATTCAAAATTTGGATCcagaaaatgcatcaaaaattatggGTTATATATTGATACAAGACCAAGGGGATAAAGAGATGATAAGATTAGCTTTTGGTCCAGAAACCCTTTTGGTTTCTTTAGTCAATCAAGCTAAAGTTCATTTAGGACTTTCATCAAACACTTCATCTGCATCATCAAAGTTGAACCTTTTTCATCAATCTTCACCAAGAATCATGATTCCTAATAATGGGGTTTCTTCTTCACCTGCTACTTCTCCTTGGTCTACTAATGGTTCACCGGTTTTTGCTAGAAGTCCTAGACCAATGGCCGCAGGAGTAGTagtaggaggaggaggaggaggagggggaGGGTCTAGTTCACTTTCTTATGCTGCTGTTGTGAATGGTTCTGCTAATGCTCTTTCTGGGTCTTCAACACCTTTTTATGACAACCCAAATAATGATGAGTATGGTAGTAGTAACAGTGTTCAAGAACACTTCTCTTTTCTTGATGAATCAATGGATCCAATTATGAGTCCAAGTGGAAGAAGTGATTCTTTAATTTTCCCTTATGGGAATTGTGAGGAAGCACCTCATAATCATCTTCATCGTAGGAGTTGTTCAGTTAATGATGTTTTTCTTGGTGGTGGTTCAgatgatgttggtggtggtagtggggGGTTTGGTTGGAGGCCTTGCATGTATTATGCTAGAGGCTTTTGTAAGAATGGGACTAGTTGTAAGTTTATGCATAGTGGCGGAGGGTTTCTTGATTCTACTTTACCTGATGGGTCTAGTAGTATTGTTGGTTCTCCTAGTAAAGCTGACTCTTTTGATGATTTTCTAAGGATGAAGGCCTTACAACAACAGCAAAGGTTTGCTGCTGCCTCTCTTATGGCTTCTGGTGCTGCTGCTCACCATCATCCAATTGCTTATAACAGGTGCATGAACCTCTTGAATGATAACCAAAG ATCGGCTGCCGTGGCATTTATGATGGGAGAAGAATTTCACAAATTTGGTAGGTGCCGACCTGATAGAAATGAATTTTCAGCAATGGCCCTGGGTGGTATTTCAAATTCAACTTCGCGACAAATTTACCTAACGTTTCCTGCTGATAGCACATTTAAGGAGGAGGACGTGTCTAGTTACTTTAG TATGTATGGGCCAGTCCAAGATGTTAGAATTCCATATCAGCAGAAGAGAATGTTTGGATTCGTTACGTTTGTCTACCCGGAAACTGTTAAGCTGATCTTGGCTAAAGGAAACCCTCATTTTGTGTGTGATTCTCGGGTACTTGTAAAGCCCTACAAGGAAAAGGGAAAAGTCGCAGAAAA GAAGCAACTTCAGCAACAACAGCATCAAATTGATAGAGGAGAGCTGTCGACCTGTTTAAGCCCATCAGGGCTTGAATCTAGGGAGCCATATGACCTTCCCTTTG GAGCAAGAATGTTCTATAATTCGCATGAGGTGATGTTGAGAAGAAAAATAGAGCAGGAGGCTGAATTACAGCAAGCCATTGAACTTCAAGGCAGAAGGTTAATGAATTTGAAACTGCTGGACCTGAAGAATCAACATTGCAATGATCACTTCCCACCCAGCCTCTCTCCTGGTCTTCCAGCGGCTTCCCAGATGCAGTTTAACTCTCAAAACAATCACAGTCTTGTTCCTGTGTCGAATGACATTGATCAAGAAGGCTTTGCAG aaAGTAGTGATACCCATGAAGCTACCAAGTCCCCCGGTAATGCAGCTGATGAGAAGGTGCCTCATGAAATGCTGCCTAGTGATCTTGGGAATGGAAGTGGCATCAAGGAGCAGACCACCACTACTGACAACTCTAATCTTCAAGAAAG CAGCTTGGAGCACATCCTTCCTGATAACCTTTTTGCTTCTCCTACCAAATCAGCTGCAGAACACCAGGCTGCATTCTCTACTGATTCAGCTGAAGCTGGCGTTAGTTCCCCAATAACTATTGCTACTTCTAACAATATCCCTATGCTTCCCACAACTTCTACCCTCAACATGGCTTCTCTTAAATCATGTTACTTCCACATGCCTAG AAACATTTGA
- the LOC107847865 gene encoding zinc finger CCCH domain-containing protein 22 isoform X10, with translation MDAYEATKIVLSRIQNLDPENASKIMGYILIQDQGDKEMIRLAFGPETLLVSLVNQAKVHLGLSSNTSSASSKLNLFHQSSPRIMIPNNGVSSSPATSPWSTNGSPVFARSPRPMAAGVVVGGGGGGGGGSSSLSYAAVVNGSANALSGSSTPFYDNPNNDEYGSSNSVQEHFSFLDESMDPIMSPSGRSDSLIFPYGNCEEAPHNHLHRRSCSVNDVFLGGGSDDVGGGSGGFGWRPCMYYARGFCKNGTSCKFMHSGGGFLDSTLPDGSSSIVGSPSKADSFDDFLRMKALQQQQRFAAASLMASGAAAHHHPIAYNRCMNLLNDNQRSAAVAFMMGEEFHKFGRCRPDRNEFSAMALGGISNSTSRQIYLTFPADSTFKEEDVSSYFSMYGPVQDVRIPYQQKRMFGFVTFVYPETVKLILAKGNPHFVCDSRVLVKPYKEKGKVAEKKQLQQQQHQIDRGELSTCLSPSGLESREPYDLPFGARMFYNSHEVMLRRKIEQEAELQQAIELQGRRLMNLKLLDLKNQHCNDHFPPSLSPGLPAASQMQFNSQNNHSLVPVSNDIDQEGFAESSDTHEATKSPGNAADEKVPHEMLPSDLGNGSGIKEQTTTTDNSNLQESLEHILPDNLFASPTKSAAEHQAAFSTDSAEAGVSSPITIATSNNIPMLPTTSTLNMASLKSCYFHMPRNI, from the exons ATGGATGCATATGAAGCAACAAAGATAGTTTTATCAAGGATTCAAAATTTGGATCcagaaaatgcatcaaaaattatggGTTATATATTGATACAAGACCAAGGGGATAAAGAGATGATAAGATTAGCTTTTGGTCCAGAAACCCTTTTGGTTTCTTTAGTCAATCAAGCTAAAGTTCATTTAGGACTTTCATCAAACACTTCATCTGCATCATCAAAGTTGAACCTTTTTCATCAATCTTCACCAAGAATCATGATTCCTAATAATGGGGTTTCTTCTTCACCTGCTACTTCTCCTTGGTCTACTAATGGTTCACCGGTTTTTGCTAGAAGTCCTAGACCAATGGCCGCAGGAGTAGTagtaggaggaggaggaggaggagggggaGGGTCTAGTTCACTTTCTTATGCTGCTGTTGTGAATGGTTCTGCTAATGCTCTTTCTGGGTCTTCAACACCTTTTTATGACAACCCAAATAATGATGAGTATGGTAGTAGTAACAGTGTTCAAGAACACTTCTCTTTTCTTGATGAATCAATGGATCCAATTATGAGTCCAAGTGGAAGAAGTGATTCTTTAATTTTCCCTTATGGGAATTGTGAGGAAGCACCTCATAATCATCTTCATCGTAGGAGTTGTTCAGTTAATGATGTTTTTCTTGGTGGTGGTTCAgatgatgttggtggtggtagtggggGGTTTGGTTGGAGGCCTTGCATGTATTATGCTAGAGGCTTTTGTAAGAATGGGACTAGTTGTAAGTTTATGCATAGTGGCGGAGGGTTTCTTGATTCTACTTTACCTGATGGGTCTAGTAGTATTGTTGGTTCTCCTAGTAAAGCTGACTCTTTTGATGATTTTCTAAGGATGAAGGCCTTACAACAACAGCAAAGGTTTGCTGCTGCCTCTCTTATGGCTTCTGGTGCTGCTGCTCACCATCATCCAATTGCTTATAACAGGTGCATGAACCTCTTGAATGATAACCAAAG ATCGGCTGCCGTGGCATTTATGATGGGAGAAGAATTTCACAAATTTGGTAGGTGCCGACCTGATAGAAATGAATTTTCAGCAATGGCCCTGGGTGGTATTTCAAATTCAACTTCGCGACAAATTTACCTAACGTTTCCTGCTGATAGCACATTTAAGGAGGAGGACGTGTCTAGTTACTTTAG TATGTATGGGCCAGTCCAAGATGTTAGAATTCCATATCAGCAGAAGAGAATGTTTGGATTCGTTACGTTTGTCTACCCGGAAACTGTTAAGCTGATCTTGGCTAAAGGAAACCCTCATTTTGTGTGTGATTCTCGGGTACTTGTAAAGCCCTACAAGGAAAAGGGAAAAGTCGCAGAAAA GAAGCAACTTCAGCAACAACAGCATCAAATTGATAGAGGAGAGCTGTCGACCTGTTTAAGCCCATCAGGGCTTGAATCTAGGGAGCCATATGACCTTCCCTTTG GAGCAAGAATGTTCTATAATTCGCATGAGGTGATGTTGAGAAGAAAAATAGAGCAGGAGGCTGAATTACAGCAAGCCATTGAACTTCAAGGCAGAAGGTTAATGAATTTGAAACTGCTGGACCTGAAGAATCAACATTGCAATGATCACTTCCCACCCAGCCTCTCTCCTGGTCTTCCAGCGGCTTCCCAGATGCAGTTTAACTCTCAAAACAATCACAGTCTTGTTCCTGTGTCGAATGACATTGATCAAGAAGGCTTTGCAG aaAGTAGTGATACCCATGAAGCTACCAAGTCCCCCGGTAATGCAGCTGATGAGAAGGTGCCTCATGAAATGCTGCCTAGTGATCTTGGGAATGGAAGTGGCATCAAGGAGCAGACCACCACTACTGACAACTCTAATCTTCAAGAAAG CTTGGAGCACATCCTTCCTGATAACCTTTTTGCTTCTCCTACCAAATCAGCTGCAGAACACCAGGCTGCATTCTCTACTGATTCAGCTGAAGCTGGCGTTAGTTCCCCAATAACTATTGCTACTTCTAACAATATCCCTATGCTTCCCACAACTTCTACCCTCAACATGGCTTCTCTTAAATCATGTTACTTCCACATGCCTAG AAACATTTGA
- the LOC107847865 gene encoding zinc finger CCCH domain-containing protein 22 isoform X6, producing the protein MDAYEATKIVLSRIQNLDPENASKIMGYILIQDQGDKEMIRLAFGPETLLVSLVNQAKVHLGLSSNTSSASSKLNLFHQSSPRIMIPNNGVSSSPATSPWSTNGSPVFARSPRPMAAGVVVGGGGGGGGGSSSLSYAAVVNGSANALSGSSTPFYDNPNNDEYGSSNSVQEHFSFLDESMDPIMSPSGRSDSLIFPYGNCEEAPHNHLHRRSCSVNDVFLGGGSDDVGGGSGGFGWRPCMYYARGFCKNGTSCKFMHSGGGFLDSTLPDGSSSIVGSPSKADSFDDFLRMKALQQQQRFAAASLMASGAAAHHHPIAYNRCMNLLNDNQSVNCRSAAVAFMMGEEFHKFGRCRPDRNEFSAMALGGISNSTSRQIYLTFPADSTFKEEDVSSYFSMYGPVQDVRIPYQQKRMFGFVTFVYPETVKLILAKGNPHFVCDSRVLVKPYKEKGKVAEKKQLQQQQHQIDRGELSTCLSPSGLESREPYDLPFGARMFYNSHEVMLRRKIEQEAELQQAIELQGRRLMNLKLLDLKNQHCNDHFPPSLSPGLPAASQMQFNSQNNHSLVPVSNDIDQEGFAESSDTHEATKSPGNAADEKVPHEMLPSDLGNGSGIKEQTTTTDNSNLQESLEHILPDNLFASPTKSAAEHQAAFSTDSAEAGVSSPITIATSNNIPMLPTTSTLNMASLKSCYFHMPRNI; encoded by the exons ATGGATGCATATGAAGCAACAAAGATAGTTTTATCAAGGATTCAAAATTTGGATCcagaaaatgcatcaaaaattatggGTTATATATTGATACAAGACCAAGGGGATAAAGAGATGATAAGATTAGCTTTTGGTCCAGAAACCCTTTTGGTTTCTTTAGTCAATCAAGCTAAAGTTCATTTAGGACTTTCATCAAACACTTCATCTGCATCATCAAAGTTGAACCTTTTTCATCAATCTTCACCAAGAATCATGATTCCTAATAATGGGGTTTCTTCTTCACCTGCTACTTCTCCTTGGTCTACTAATGGTTCACCGGTTTTTGCTAGAAGTCCTAGACCAATGGCCGCAGGAGTAGTagtaggaggaggaggaggaggagggggaGGGTCTAGTTCACTTTCTTATGCTGCTGTTGTGAATGGTTCTGCTAATGCTCTTTCTGGGTCTTCAACACCTTTTTATGACAACCCAAATAATGATGAGTATGGTAGTAGTAACAGTGTTCAAGAACACTTCTCTTTTCTTGATGAATCAATGGATCCAATTATGAGTCCAAGTGGAAGAAGTGATTCTTTAATTTTCCCTTATGGGAATTGTGAGGAAGCACCTCATAATCATCTTCATCGTAGGAGTTGTTCAGTTAATGATGTTTTTCTTGGTGGTGGTTCAgatgatgttggtggtggtagtggggGGTTTGGTTGGAGGCCTTGCATGTATTATGCTAGAGGCTTTTGTAAGAATGGGACTAGTTGTAAGTTTATGCATAGTGGCGGAGGGTTTCTTGATTCTACTTTACCTGATGGGTCTAGTAGTATTGTTGGTTCTCCTAGTAAAGCTGACTCTTTTGATGATTTTCTAAGGATGAAGGCCTTACAACAACAGCAAAGGTTTGCTGCTGCCTCTCTTATGGCTTCTGGTGCTGCTGCTCACCATCATCCAATTGCTTATAACAGGTGCATGAACCTCTTGAATGATAACCAAAG TGTGAACTGCAGATCGGCTGCCGTGGCATTTATGATGGGAGAAGAATTTCACAAATTTGGTAGGTGCCGACCTGATAGAAATGAATTTTCAGCAATGGCCCTGGGTGGTATTTCAAATTCAACTTCGCGACAAATTTACCTAACGTTTCCTGCTGATAGCACATTTAAGGAGGAGGACGTGTCTAGTTACTTTAG TATGTATGGGCCAGTCCAAGATGTTAGAATTCCATATCAGCAGAAGAGAATGTTTGGATTCGTTACGTTTGTCTACCCGGAAACTGTTAAGCTGATCTTGGCTAAAGGAAACCCTCATTTTGTGTGTGATTCTCGGGTACTTGTAAAGCCCTACAAGGAAAAGGGAAAAGTCGCAGAAAA GAAGCAACTTCAGCAACAACAGCATCAAATTGATAGAGGAGAGCTGTCGACCTGTTTAAGCCCATCAGGGCTTGAATCTAGGGAGCCATATGACCTTCCCTTTG GAGCAAGAATGTTCTATAATTCGCATGAGGTGATGTTGAGAAGAAAAATAGAGCAGGAGGCTGAATTACAGCAAGCCATTGAACTTCAAGGCAGAAGGTTAATGAATTTGAAACTGCTGGACCTGAAGAATCAACATTGCAATGATCACTTCCCACCCAGCCTCTCTCCTGGTCTTCCAGCGGCTTCCCAGATGCAGTTTAACTCTCAAAACAATCACAGTCTTGTTCCTGTGTCGAATGACATTGATCAAGAAGGCTTTGCAG aaAGTAGTGATACCCATGAAGCTACCAAGTCCCCCGGTAATGCAGCTGATGAGAAGGTGCCTCATGAAATGCTGCCTAGTGATCTTGGGAATGGAAGTGGCATCAAGGAGCAGACCACCACTACTGACAACTCTAATCTTCAAGAAAG CTTGGAGCACATCCTTCCTGATAACCTTTTTGCTTCTCCTACCAAATCAGCTGCAGAACACCAGGCTGCATTCTCTACTGATTCAGCTGAAGCTGGCGTTAGTTCCCCAATAACTATTGCTACTTCTAACAATATCCCTATGCTTCCCACAACTTCTACCCTCAACATGGCTTCTCTTAAATCATGTTACTTCCACATGCCTAG AAACATTTGA
- the LOC107847865 gene encoding zinc finger CCCH domain-containing protein 22 isoform X3 → MDAYEATKIVLSRIQNLDPENASKIMGYILIQDQGDKEMIRLAFGPETLLVSLVNQAKVHLGLSSNTSSASSKLNLFHQSSPRIMIPNNGVSSSPATSPWSTNGSPVFARSPRPMAAGVVVGGGGGGGGGSSSLSYAAVVNGSANALSGSSTPFYDNPNNDEYGSSNSVQEHFSFLDESMDPIMSPSGRSDSLIFPYGNCEEAPHNHLHRRSCSVNDVFLGGGSDDVGGGSGGFGWRPCMYYARGFCKNGTSCKFMHSGGGFLDSTLPDGSSSIVGSPSKADSFDDFLRMKALQQQQRFAAASLMASGAAAHHHPIAYNRCMNLLNDNQRSAAVAFMMGEEFHKFGRCRPDRNEFSAMALGGISNSTSRQIYLTFPADSTFKEEDVSSYFSMYGPVQDVRIPYQQKRMFGFVTFVYPETVKLILAKGNPHFVCDSRVLVKPYKEKGKVAEKKQLQQQQHQIDRGELSTCLSPSGLESREPYDLPFGARMFYNSHEVMLRRKIEQEAELQQAIELQGRRLMNLKLLDLKNQHCNDHFPPSLSPGLPAASQMQFNSQNNHSLVPVSNDIDQEGFAESSDTHEATKSPGNAADEKVPHEMLPSDLGNGSGIKEQTTTTDNSNLQESSLEHILPDNLFASPTKSAAEHQAAFSTDSAEAGVSSPITIATSNNIPMLPTTSTLNMASLKSCYFHMPRFTSGQEAIEM, encoded by the exons ATGGATGCATATGAAGCAACAAAGATAGTTTTATCAAGGATTCAAAATTTGGATCcagaaaatgcatcaaaaattatggGTTATATATTGATACAAGACCAAGGGGATAAAGAGATGATAAGATTAGCTTTTGGTCCAGAAACCCTTTTGGTTTCTTTAGTCAATCAAGCTAAAGTTCATTTAGGACTTTCATCAAACACTTCATCTGCATCATCAAAGTTGAACCTTTTTCATCAATCTTCACCAAGAATCATGATTCCTAATAATGGGGTTTCTTCTTCACCTGCTACTTCTCCTTGGTCTACTAATGGTTCACCGGTTTTTGCTAGAAGTCCTAGACCAATGGCCGCAGGAGTAGTagtaggaggaggaggaggaggagggggaGGGTCTAGTTCACTTTCTTATGCTGCTGTTGTGAATGGTTCTGCTAATGCTCTTTCTGGGTCTTCAACACCTTTTTATGACAACCCAAATAATGATGAGTATGGTAGTAGTAACAGTGTTCAAGAACACTTCTCTTTTCTTGATGAATCAATGGATCCAATTATGAGTCCAAGTGGAAGAAGTGATTCTTTAATTTTCCCTTATGGGAATTGTGAGGAAGCACCTCATAATCATCTTCATCGTAGGAGTTGTTCAGTTAATGATGTTTTTCTTGGTGGTGGTTCAgatgatgttggtggtggtagtggggGGTTTGGTTGGAGGCCTTGCATGTATTATGCTAGAGGCTTTTGTAAGAATGGGACTAGTTGTAAGTTTATGCATAGTGGCGGAGGGTTTCTTGATTCTACTTTACCTGATGGGTCTAGTAGTATTGTTGGTTCTCCTAGTAAAGCTGACTCTTTTGATGATTTTCTAAGGATGAAGGCCTTACAACAACAGCAAAGGTTTGCTGCTGCCTCTCTTATGGCTTCTGGTGCTGCTGCTCACCATCATCCAATTGCTTATAACAGGTGCATGAACCTCTTGAATGATAACCAAAG ATCGGCTGCCGTGGCATTTATGATGGGAGAAGAATTTCACAAATTTGGTAGGTGCCGACCTGATAGAAATGAATTTTCAGCAATGGCCCTGGGTGGTATTTCAAATTCAACTTCGCGACAAATTTACCTAACGTTTCCTGCTGATAGCACATTTAAGGAGGAGGACGTGTCTAGTTACTTTAG TATGTATGGGCCAGTCCAAGATGTTAGAATTCCATATCAGCAGAAGAGAATGTTTGGATTCGTTACGTTTGTCTACCCGGAAACTGTTAAGCTGATCTTGGCTAAAGGAAACCCTCATTTTGTGTGTGATTCTCGGGTACTTGTAAAGCCCTACAAGGAAAAGGGAAAAGTCGCAGAAAA GAAGCAACTTCAGCAACAACAGCATCAAATTGATAGAGGAGAGCTGTCGACCTGTTTAAGCCCATCAGGGCTTGAATCTAGGGAGCCATATGACCTTCCCTTTG GAGCAAGAATGTTCTATAATTCGCATGAGGTGATGTTGAGAAGAAAAATAGAGCAGGAGGCTGAATTACAGCAAGCCATTGAACTTCAAGGCAGAAGGTTAATGAATTTGAAACTGCTGGACCTGAAGAATCAACATTGCAATGATCACTTCCCACCCAGCCTCTCTCCTGGTCTTCCAGCGGCTTCCCAGATGCAGTTTAACTCTCAAAACAATCACAGTCTTGTTCCTGTGTCGAATGACATTGATCAAGAAGGCTTTGCAG aaAGTAGTGATACCCATGAAGCTACCAAGTCCCCCGGTAATGCAGCTGATGAGAAGGTGCCTCATGAAATGCTGCCTAGTGATCTTGGGAATGGAAGTGGCATCAAGGAGCAGACCACCACTACTGACAACTCTAATCTTCAAGAAAG CAGCTTGGAGCACATCCTTCCTGATAACCTTTTTGCTTCTCCTACCAAATCAGCTGCAGAACACCAGGCTGCATTCTCTACTGATTCAGCTGAAGCTGGCGTTAGTTCCCCAATAACTATTGCTACTTCTAACAATATCCCTATGCTTCCCACAACTTCTACCCTCAACATGGCTTCTCTTAAATCATGTTACTTCCACATGCCTAG GTTTACTTCTGGGCAAGAAGCCATTGAAATGTAG